One Armatimonadota bacterium genomic region harbors:
- the trpE gene encoding anthranilate synthase component I: MPEEAPRPNAAVPVWREVLADFDTPLSAYWKLAHDEPVSFLLESVTGGEQLARYSFIGVRPKAMIRGGAERLAEVRNLPRLDPESWEGLPKFVGGAVGMIAYDFVRSLERLPEPPADDLGLDDVAFMVVETVVAFDHVKNRIVVVSLCDGTAQGRSQAETEIERIVDRLSGPLPDLPKGASGPGPVLANRTQGDYEAAVSKIIGYVAAGDCIQVVPSVRFATKVDAHAVNVYRALRSVNPSPYMYLLRFGDFDVVGASPELLVSLVGREARVRPIAGTRARGATQVEDDALASELLADEKERAEHIMLVDLGRNDLGRVSETGSVHVRDLMVVERYSHVMHIVSSVEGRLAEGLDGVDLVRATFPAGTVSGAQKVRAMQIIDELEPTRRGLYAGAVGYFSVNGDVDLAIAIRTVLIKDGTAYVQAGAGIVFDSDPGSEWRECVRKAQASLRAIEIAQSGLRGF; the protein is encoded by the coding sequence ATGCCCGAAGAAGCGCCCCGCCCGAACGCAGCCGTTCCCGTGTGGCGCGAAGTATTGGCGGACTTCGACACGCCGCTGTCCGCCTATTGGAAGCTCGCCCACGACGAGCCCGTCAGTTTCCTCCTGGAAAGCGTCACCGGAGGCGAGCAGCTCGCCCGGTACAGCTTCATCGGCGTCCGGCCGAAAGCGATGATCCGTGGAGGGGCGGAGCGGCTCGCCGAAGTCCGCAACCTCCCCCGGCTCGATCCCGAATCATGGGAGGGCCTCCCCAAGTTCGTCGGTGGCGCTGTCGGCATGATCGCTTATGACTTCGTCCGGTCGCTCGAACGTCTGCCAGAGCCTCCGGCCGACGATTTAGGGCTAGACGACGTGGCGTTCATGGTCGTCGAGACGGTCGTCGCCTTCGACCACGTGAAGAACCGGATCGTCGTGGTCTCGCTCTGCGACGGGACGGCACAAGGCCGGTCCCAAGCCGAGACGGAGATCGAGCGGATCGTCGATCGCCTTTCAGGGCCCTTGCCCGACCTCCCGAAGGGCGCTTCGGGTCCCGGTCCGGTGCTGGCGAACCGGACTCAAGGCGACTACGAAGCGGCCGTTTCGAAAATCATCGGGTACGTCGCGGCGGGGGACTGTATCCAGGTCGTCCCGTCCGTCCGCTTCGCGACAAAGGTCGACGCCCATGCGGTCAACGTGTACCGGGCGTTGCGGTCGGTCAACCCTTCGCCTTACATGTATCTGTTACGGTTCGGGGACTTCGACGTCGTCGGCGCTTCCCCCGAACTGCTGGTCAGCCTCGTCGGGCGCGAGGCCCGCGTCCGGCCGATCGCGGGCACGAGGGCCAGGGGCGCGACGCAGGTCGAGGACGATGCCCTCGCCTCCGAGCTTTTGGCCGACGAGAAAGAGCGTGCGGAGCACATCATGCTCGTCGACCTGGGCCGCAACGACCTCGGAAGGGTCAGCGAGACGGGATCGGTCCACGTGCGCGATTTGATGGTCGTCGAACGGTACAGCCACGTGATGCACATCGTGAGTTCGGTCGAAGGACGCCTCGCCGAAGGGCTCGACGGGGTCGACCTGGTGCGGGCGACCTTTCCGGCCGGAACGGTGAGCGGGGCGCAAAAGGTCCGGGCGATGCAGATCATCGACGAACTCGAACCGACGCGCCGCGGTCTGTACGCCGGTGCGGTCGGCTACTTCAGCGTCAATGGGGACGTCGACCTTGCGATCGCCATCCGTACGGTCTTGATCAAGGACGGCACCGCGTACGTACAGGCGGGCGCAGGGATCGTGTTCGATTCCGATCCGGGTTCGGAGTGGCGCGAATGTGTCCGCAAGGCACAAGCTTCGTTACGGGCGATCGAGATCGCCCAGTCCGGCCTCCGCGGCTTTTAG